The Camelina sativa cultivar DH55 chromosome 14, Cs, whole genome shotgun sequence genome includes a window with the following:
- the LOC104741853 gene encoding protein LOL1 encodes MPVPLAPYPTPPAPAMAPSYTPPPAHGSTSGQSQLVCSGCRNLLMYPAGASSVCCAVCNAVTAVPPPGTEMAQLVCAGCHTLLMYIRGATSVQCSCCHTVNLALEANQVAHVNCGNCRMLLMYQYGARSVKCAVCNFVTSVGASASTSDAKFNS; translated from the exons ATGCCAGTCCCCCTTGCACCATATCCAACACCTCCAGCGCCGGCGATGGCGCCGTCGTACACTCCTCCGCCGGCACatg GTAGTACAAGTGGGCAGAGCCAGTTAGTGTGTTCAGGTTGCAGAAACCTTCTGATGTACCCCGCCGGAGCATCCTCTGTCTGTTGTGCCGTCTGTAACGCCGTCACTGCCGTTCCTCCGCCGG GAACGGAGATGGCACAGTTGGTGTGTGCAGGTTGTCATACACTTCTTATGTACATTCGTGGAGCTACAAGTGTTCAGTGTTCTTGTTGTCACACTGTTAATCTTGCCCTCGAAG CGAATCAAGTGGCACACGTGAACTGTGGAAACTGCAGGATGTTACTGATGTATCAATATGGAGCAAGATCTGTGAAATGTGCCGTTTGTAACTTTGTTACATCCGTTGGG GCTTCAGCGAGCACGAGTGATGCGAAATTTAACAGTTAA